A region of Paenibacillus sp. JNUCC-31 DNA encodes the following proteins:
- a CDS encoding putative bifunctional diguanylate cyclase/phosphodiesterase, with protein MKANQQDQRKIGGVAIGGLMCFLASQWFRSSTSSDLIISGYPVLTLLGGFAATAACIGIYNQSWLFQTQRQTLRRVMMTTLFLLIGLFELVHIVSFAEEMPSGAMTESDFSLKMMTLGSLVCAAGLLFIYTVKEKEIALPRKFLLFSGTLGIFVMLYILAIQEWAVLPNLMSGDAISGMFTRIHFLVGILYGVTAAVLFVHWKKNREGDLPSILCAILCFFYGECYFVSATQINDINLLWGLFSDCLAYFFIQKGLYSSVVDTPFLKQQVAEAKMNFIAHHDDVTGLPNRRRLSQRLKVMMDEAVVEEQLVGVLVLNINRFKTINDSLGQQAANRVLRQVGQRLKHSSLPGEEVFGLGRDEFVLTMTDFCITDTALRRTRSILQLFEKPVTVDGNEYHLTLGIGMAIFPHDGDSPEEIIQNADTALHHAKDQGVELNRYAHAMQMKAQERLQLENDLRKALDRGQFYLVYQPQVNLASGLIVGMEALVRWQHPLRGAVSPAEFIPLAEESGLIVPLGEWVLREACTQNKRWQEAGYRKLCVSVNLSMRQFRHSHLLDNISGILKETGLEPVWLELEITESMTFDKDRAFEQLRKIKEIGVHISIDDFGTGYSSLHYLKDLPIDRLKIDRSFVNEVMEDSNNAAIVSTITSMAHHLHLKVTAEGVENEDQLSFLRNQHCHEAQGYFFSKPITAADFEEKFLSDVDKPTG; from the coding sequence ATGAAGGCTAATCAGCAAGATCAGAGAAAAATAGGTGGGGTCGCTATAGGCGGCTTAATGTGTTTCCTCGCAAGTCAATGGTTTCGTTCCTCTACAAGCTCTGATCTGATCATATCGGGTTACCCGGTTCTGACACTCTTGGGTGGATTCGCTGCGACAGCGGCCTGTATCGGCATTTACAATCAAAGCTGGTTATTCCAGACCCAAAGGCAGACCCTGCGAAGGGTCATGATGACTACGTTGTTTTTATTAATTGGTTTGTTTGAATTGGTTCACATCGTATCTTTTGCCGAAGAAATGCCGAGTGGTGCCATGACCGAGTCCGATTTCTCGCTGAAAATGATGACGCTTGGATCTCTGGTTTGTGCAGCGGGTTTGCTGTTCATTTATACGGTCAAAGAAAAGGAAATTGCGTTACCACGCAAATTTTTGCTGTTTAGCGGAACGCTGGGAATTTTTGTTATGTTATACATATTGGCTATTCAGGAATGGGCTGTGCTGCCAAACTTAATGTCGGGTGATGCAATTAGCGGGATGTTTACCCGGATTCATTTTCTGGTGGGCATCCTGTATGGCGTTACTGCTGCCGTGTTATTCGTTCACTGGAAAAAGAACAGAGAGGGAGATTTGCCTTCCATCCTTTGCGCTATTCTGTGTTTTTTCTATGGCGAATGTTACTTTGTTTCCGCAACGCAGATTAATGATATCAATCTCTTATGGGGTCTGTTCAGCGACTGTTTGGCTTATTTCTTTATCCAGAAGGGTCTATATTCATCTGTAGTGGATACGCCTTTCCTCAAGCAGCAGGTAGCTGAAGCAAAAATGAACTTTATTGCTCATCATGATGATGTGACAGGCCTGCCGAATCGCCGTCGCCTATCTCAACGACTCAAAGTGATGATGGACGAGGCTGTGGTGGAGGAGCAGCTTGTCGGCGTACTGGTACTGAACATTAACCGATTCAAAACGATTAATGATTCACTGGGTCAACAAGCAGCTAACCGTGTACTTCGTCAGGTAGGACAGCGTCTGAAGCATTCTTCGCTCCCCGGAGAGGAAGTGTTCGGACTGGGAAGAGATGAATTCGTTCTGACAATGACAGATTTCTGCATAACAGATACGGCGTTACGGCGGACAAGATCCATTTTGCAACTATTCGAAAAACCTGTAACAGTAGATGGAAACGAATATCATCTCACGCTGGGTATTGGCATGGCGATATTCCCGCACGACGGAGACTCACCGGAGGAGATCATTCAGAATGCGGATACGGCATTGCATCATGCCAAAGATCAGGGAGTGGAGCTCAACCGGTATGCGCACGCGATGCAGATGAAAGCCCAGGAACGGTTGCAGCTTGAGAATGATCTGCGTAAAGCGTTGGATCGGGGACAGTTCTATCTGGTGTATCAGCCGCAGGTTAATTTGGCAAGTGGCTTGATTGTAGGTATGGAGGCTTTGGTACGCTGGCAGCACCCGCTCAGAGGAGCGGTATCCCCTGCTGAATTTATTCCTCTCGCTGAGGAAAGTGGGCTGATTGTTCCTCTAGGAGAATGGGTGTTGCGAGAGGCATGTACACAGAACAAACGGTGGCAGGAAGCGGGTTACCGCAAGCTGTGTGTATCCGTTAACCTGTCTATGAGACAATTCAGGCATTCCCACCTGCTGGATAACATTAGCGGTATCCTCAAGGAAACAGGATTGGAGCCAGTGTGGCTCGAACTTGAGATAACGGAAAGCATGACGTTTGATAAGGACCGAGCCTTTGAACAGTTGCGGAAAATCAAGGAGATTGGTGTTCATATCAGTATTGATGATTTTGGAACAGGGTACAGCTCCCTTCATTATCTGAAAGATCTGCCAATTGATCGACTCAAGATCGACCGTTCCTTTGTCAATGAAGTCATGGAGGATAGTAACAATGCAGCGATTGTGTCGACCATCACATCCATGGCGCATCACTTGCATTTGAAAGTAACAGCTGAGGGTGTGGAAAATGAGGACCAGCTGTCATTTCTTCGTAATCAGCATTGTCACGAGGCTCAGGGGTACTTTTTCAGCAAGCCGATTACAGCAGCGGATTTCGAGGAGAAGTTTTTGAGTGATGTAGATAAACCCACAGGATAG